Proteins from one Tsuneonella aeria genomic window:
- a CDS encoding type II secretion system F family protein, giving the protein MIELAAQDSTVRALLLLGIFGIVAGLSLLALFYGNRRIAVRGQLDQLSAKGIMLGETIGSSHTESLRTREAQTAWARLAAAVERAGLNLTDTKSERLSSLLRQAGFPSPAAPRVFTLVRLGMIFVLPLLYVVIAFSGDDPPSFLKTYLVGSVLALIGLYLPNLYIRARADRRKEAIINGFPDCLDLLLVCVESGLGLEAAMDRVGREMVNSHPLVAELLMITVLQLRAGATRDEAFRKLADASAVDEIRAFTTLIIQSDKLGTSVANTLRVYAAEMREKRQMRAEEKAHRLPVLISIPLVACMLPTMIGTLMLPAAVLMVRKIFPMMTGG; this is encoded by the coding sequence ATGATTGAACTCGCCGCCCAGGACTCGACGGTCCGCGCGCTCCTGCTTCTCGGCATTTTCGGGATCGTCGCCGGGCTTTCGCTCCTGGCCCTGTTCTACGGCAACCGCCGCATCGCCGTGCGCGGCCAGCTCGACCAGCTCTCGGCCAAGGGCATCATGCTGGGAGAAACGATCGGCAGCTCGCACACCGAAAGCCTGCGCACCCGCGAAGCGCAGACCGCGTGGGCCCGGCTCGCCGCCGCGGTGGAGCGTGCCGGCCTCAACCTGACCGACACCAAGAGCGAGCGGCTGAGTTCGCTGCTGCGCCAGGCCGGCTTCCCCTCGCCCGCCGCACCGCGCGTCTTCACGCTGGTGCGGCTGGGGATGATCTTCGTCCTGCCCCTGCTCTATGTCGTCATCGCGTTTTCGGGCGACGATCCGCCGTCGTTCCTGAAGACGTATCTTGTGGGCTCAGTGCTCGCCCTGATCGGGCTCTACCTGCCCAATCTCTACATCCGGGCGCGGGCGGACCGGCGCAAGGAAGCCATCATCAACGGATTTCCGGACTGCCTCGATCTCCTGCTCGTCTGCGTGGAATCCGGCCTGGGGCTGGAAGCCGCGATGGACCGGGTGGGGCGCGAGATGGTGAATTCGCATCCGCTGGTCGCCGAGCTGCTGATGATCACGGTGCTGCAATTGCGGGCCGGCGCGACGCGCGACGAGGCGTTCCGGAAGCTCGCGGACGCGTCGGCGGTGGACGAGATTCGCGCCTTCACCACGCTCATCATCCAGTCCGACAAGCTGGGCACCAGCGTCGCCAACACCTTGCGGGTCTATGCCGCCGAAATGCGCGAGAAGCGCCAGATGCGGGCCGAGGAGAAAGCGCACCGGTTGCCGGTGCTCATCTCCATCCCGCTGGTCGCCTGCATGCTGCCGACGATGATCGGCACGCTGATGCTGCCGGCCGCGGTGCTGATGGTTCGCAAGATCTTCCCGATGATGACTGGAGGCTGA
- a CDS encoding tetratricopeptide repeat protein codes for MTRSLRRTTAAASLATLALALGGCQALGIGGNRMASAPAADGEIAAPFDFGAEQLAEGREALRKGHIPVAIDSFMLAKSFQEHAPAAYNGLAVAYSRLGREDLAERFFLTAVALSPEDSRYRSNLALFYVRSGIPRVGQAALAAAAPAATPAPAPAPDVLVAETTVVSPVVRQLAGGISVQAPPRRIQRVSAAEVTIRAAEPGAPALATNQRRAVIEVGARSARPAVRTVTVASVRPAARVQTYPIRIPLGE; via the coding sequence ATGACACGTTCTCTGCGCCGCACCACTGCCGCCGCTTCGCTCGCCACGCTCGCGCTCGCGCTGGGCGGCTGCCAGGCGCTGGGCATCGGCGGAAACCGCATGGCGAGCGCGCCGGCCGCCGATGGGGAGATCGCCGCGCCGTTCGATTTCGGCGCCGAGCAACTGGCCGAAGGGCGCGAGGCGCTCCGCAAAGGGCATATCCCGGTGGCAATCGATTCGTTCATGCTCGCAAAGTCATTCCAGGAACATGCGCCGGCGGCCTACAACGGGCTCGCGGTGGCCTACAGCCGTCTGGGGCGCGAGGACCTGGCGGAGCGGTTCTTCCTGACAGCGGTCGCGCTTTCGCCCGAAGACAGCCGCTATCGATCAAACCTGGCGCTGTTCTATGTCCGCAGCGGCATTCCGCGCGTCGGCCAGGCGGCGCTTGCCGCGGCCGCGCCCGCCGCTACCCCCGCGCCCGCGCCCGCGCCAGACGTGCTGGTGGCGGAGACAACGGTTGTAAGCCCTGTCGTGCGCCAGCTGGCCGGCGGGATATCGGTGCAGGCGCCGCCCCGCCGAATCCAGCGCGTGTCTGCGGCGGAAGTCACGATCCGCGCCGCGGAGCCGGGCGCGCCCGCCCTGGCCACCAACCAGCGCCGCGCGGTGATCGAAGTCGGCGCCCGGTCGGCGCGCCCCGCGGTGCGCACGGTCACGGTGGCCAGCGTGCGGCCGGCGGCGCGCGTGCAGACATACCCGATCCGCATCCCGCTCGGCGAGTGA